The DNA sequence GCGGATGTGTTTCATCAATCTGGGAAAGACGTTTTTTTGACAGCTCATCCAACGTATTCAAATAGTCAGCTTCATCTATTTCTTTCAAGGCACTTTTGATATTGAACCTTGAAATTCGGCGCTCTTGTAATTCAGAAACAATACGTTTTTTGCCCCATTTTTTAATAGTGAACTTACCTCGTGCAAAACTTTTGGCAAAACGTTCTTCATTGAGGTAATTTTCTTTGATAAGATGGGCCATGATATGGTCAATGGCCTCGGGAATCATATGTATCTCCCTGAGTTTCTGAACCACCTCTTGGTGACAACGTTCTTGATAGGCACAAAAGCGTTCCATTTTTCTTTGTGCCTCTGGTACCGATATGTGTCTTTTTGTCCTAATGGAAGAAAGCATTACGGTTTCTCTGAAACCACGACCAATTTTTCATTTGAGGTGAGAAAAACAGAATGCCCCTGTTCTTGAACGGTTTCGGCCTCTCCAATTTCCAAAGAGTAAGAGCCATCGGGGAGCTCAAGTCGTATGGTCCAATCAGGATTTGTCTGTGATACCTCGAGTCGCAATCCTTCCGAATCATCTTTATAGAAAATGGAAATTTCATTGTCGGCAACACTTATATTTTCAAGCGAAGCATTGTTCCATGATGAGGGCATTTTTGGGCTGATGACCACTACTTTTTTGTGGGCCATGGGCCGTATCCCAAAAAACTGTTGCACGATGGGTATGGCAAAGGCGTAGATATTCCATGCTTGAACCATCATACCGTAATCGGGTGAGACTTCGTACATGCTTCCCGGGAGGGCATAGCTGAAACTTCGTGTCATTCGTTTAAGATAACCTAATGCCTCATCTGGGCGGCCATAGTTGTTTTCGGCCACGGCCTGCACACCTGTGGGCAGGGTCATTACCGCCCCGGTATAAGAGAACACCTTACTACCCTCAAATGAACCATCATCTTTGCCCGCAGATTCATCCCTGTCAATGCCCGTCACGAAAACGCCAAACGGATTTGTGAACTTTCTTGCCGTGTTCAAGGCGGTTATGGCTTTTGTAGAGTCGGCGATGCCCATTTCCATAGGAGTGTTGACCACCCAGTTGTGGTGCAGTACAAAAGGCTTCAACTCGTCAGAAGGGTTTTGTTGAATCTGTTTTTTGGTCGCTTCAAGCTCTTCGATGGCCCAAGGTTTGTTCAAGGTATCGGCCCTGATCACGGCATCTTCGATCAAATGGATGGCCTGCTTGTCAGTGCCCAAGAAATCAGCATAAGAATTGAACTCTTCTGACCAAAACTCGTTATTGATTTTTTCTTTTAGTCGCTGAGCTGTATCAGCGTAACCCAATGCCAAATCTTCCTTTCCCAATTCTGCTGCCATTTTTGAGGCATCATCAAAGGCCCTTTGCGTGTAGGCGGCCACATCGATCATCTCGCTATCAAGACCATGTATCTCCATCATACCGAAACCATCGGGAAACAAGTTTTTGTTGGTATCATTTTCGGCCAATAACCAGTCTAAACCCTTTTCGACGGTCGGAAAATATTTTTCAAGAAATTGTTTGTCGCCGTTCCATTTATATATTTCCCAAATAAGTGAGGCGAACTGTGGCGTTTCATTAATGTTACCTTCGTTGAAAACGGTACCGTTGGTCGACATTTCATGAATTATTTTTCCATTTCCGTTTAGGGCCATTGATACACTGTCAAGTAGTTTGATGGTGCTGTAAACAGGTTTGGTCTGACCCACGGTCATATACCCCCTGAGCGCATATTCGCTGTCAACACCAAACCACCATGGGTAATCGGGAATACCAGCCCCGATGCCCGTTCCGATTTCGGGAACGCTTCTGACCAACCAATCACAATTGTATTTTAGCCATTCGAACGTCTGTTGTAAGTCTTCATTGGGAATGGTCAATTTAGATTGACTTGACAAGTCTTGGTAACGCTTTTTTTTCTCTTCTGCCAGTTCATGGAAATTTTTTTGCACGGTAGCATAGTTGTGCAAGGCATCTACACGTGAAGTATAAGATCCCGCTATGGTAAAGTTCATGATCTTATCAGAATTGGGTTGAAGGGAAATCGAATAGGCCAATGCGTTTGATTGACTATTTTCATCTGCTCTTCTAGGGATGGATTGGTTCGAATCGGGCAATAAGTCAGCCCCAAAAACAGTGAACCATGTATTTGACCCATCTTTCACTATCCATTTGTTTTTCTCAAATTCACCTGAATCAGGGCCATCGAACATTTGGGTGCGTTCGCCCAACCATGTGGGCCTTAAATCAGTATGCCCAATGAACTCAAAGACTGCATCTTGGCTTTTTCCACTGCTATTTTTAATGACGAACTGGACGAATACCGCCTGCTTGCCATCGGGCACGAACTGCCAACGCTCAACAACTATCCCCCTATCTGGGAAGTCAAAGATGTGCTTGTTT is a window from the Muricauda sp. SCSIO 65647 genome containing:
- a CDS encoding glycogen debranching protein, whose amino-acid sequence is MKTIYHCLFAALLFGCSTETQQTLSEVLKDSPSITGKEEYLESPYVTAGDRVYMVGHQDGSFPTLGWHIKGEMGGIWNHPIKLMDGFDAKLTIDNDTLTLNKASGFTNYPFANKHIFDFPDRGIVVERWQFVPDGKQAVFVQFVIKNSSGKSQDAVFEFIGHTDLRPTWLGERTQMFDGPDSGEFEKNKWIVKDGSNTWFTVFGADLLPDSNQSIPRRADENSQSNALAYSISLQPNSDKIMNFTIAGSYTSRVDALHNYATVQKNFHELAEEKKKRYQDLSSQSKLTIPNEDLQQTFEWLKYNCDWLVRSVPEIGTGIGAGIPDYPWWFGVDSEYALRGYMTVGQTKPVYSTIKLLDSVSMALNGNGKIIHEMSTNGTVFNEGNINETPQFASLIWEIYKWNGDKQFLEKYFPTVEKGLDWLLAENDTNKNLFPDGFGMMEIHGLDSEMIDVAAYTQRAFDDASKMAAELGKEDLALGYADTAQRLKEKINNEFWSEEFNSYADFLGTDKQAIHLIEDAVIRADTLNKPWAIEELEATKKQIQQNPSDELKPFVLHHNWVVNTPMEMGIADSTKAITALNTARKFTNPFGVFVTGIDRDESAGKDDGSFEGSKVFSYTGAVMTLPTGVQAVAENNYGRPDEALGYLKRMTRSFSYALPGSMYEVSPDYGMMVQAWNIYAFAIPIVQQFFGIRPMAHKKVVVISPKMPSSWNNASLENISVADNEISIFYKDDSEGLRLEVSQTNPDWTIRLELPDGSYSLEIGEAETVQEQGHSVFLTSNEKLVVVSEKP
- a CDS encoding regulatory protein RecX; translation: MERFCAYQERCHQEVVQKLREIHMIPEAIDHIMAHLIKENYLNEERFAKSFARGKFTIKKWGKKRIVSELQERRISRFNIKSALKEIDEADYLNTLDELSKKRLSQIDETHPQKRKRKLADYLLYRGWESDLVYAKIKELI